In Hypanus sabinus isolate sHypSab1 chromosome 25, sHypSab1.hap1, whole genome shotgun sequence, the genomic stretch tttctctatcAGAGTTctaatatccctcgagaaccaaggtccCTTATTCTTATTgactttgcctttaaccctgacaggaacatacaaactctgcactctcaaaatttctcctttgaaggcctcccacttaccaacgacatcctcgccagagaacaacctgtcccaacccacgctttttagatcctttcttatTTTTTCAAATTTGggctttttccagtttagaacctcaattcaaagaccagatctatctttatccatgatcaagttgaaactaatgatgttatgatcactggaaccaaagtgttcccctgaacacacttccatcacctgtcctaactcgtttcctaataggagatctaatattgcattgtctctcacaggtacctctatatattgatttagaaaactttcctgaacacattttgcaaactctaacccgtctagacctttagTAGTATAGGAgttccaatcaatatgtggaaaattaaaatcccctactatcacaacttcatgtttcctgcagttgtctgctatctctctgcagatttgctcctccaattcttgcagactattgggtggtctataatacaatcccattaacgtggtcatacctttcctgtttctcagctccacccatatagcctcggtagacaagccctctaatctgtcctccctgagcactgctgtaacatcttccctgactagcaatgccaccccccacccttcatccctctgcctctataaTGTATGAAACATCGGAACCacagaacattaagctgccagtcctgccccttctgtagccaagtttcactaatggctacaatgccataattccacgtgtcaatccacgcaCTCAGCTCGTCTgctttccccacaatactcctcgcattgaaatagacgcaCCTCAAAAGATTATTGCCACctcacacaacccttctatttgtgactttgtatgaaactttaacatcatttattttcacccccactccactatctactctggcactctgcttaccatccccctgcaaatctagtttaaaccccccccccaatagcactaacaaacctccctgcaaggatattggaccccttgtAGTTcgggtgtaacccatctctcttgtacaggtcctacctgccccagaagaggtctgaattatcctgaaatctgaaaccctgctcccgAGACCAGGTCCTCAGCCACAGGTTCATCCTCCAGAgcttcctattcttaccctcactggcacgtggcacaggtagtaatcctgagattaccaccctcgaggtcctgctttttaacttcctaccaagctctctatactcactcttcaggacctcctcactctttcttcctatctcattggtaccgatgtgtgcCATgatatctggctgctcaccatccCATTTTGGAATGCTGtacacgcgatcagagacatccctgaccctggcacccgggaggcaacaaaccatccgggagtctctgtcacgaccacaaaacctcctgtctgtacctctaactatcgagttccctatcactaccactctcctcttcttccaccctcccttctgcactgcagaaccagactcagtgccagagatctggctgccacagcttgtcccaggtcagtcaccccctccaacagtatccaaatcggtatacttgttgttgagggcaATGGCCAAtggggaatcctgctctgcctgccctttcccattCCCTCACCTATTACCTATGTGCTGCTCCCTTGGCATAACTgcctccctgaaactactatctataaactcctcattctcccgaatgatccagaggtcatccagctcctactccagttccctaacacggtttgttaggagctgcagctggatgcacttcttgcaggtgtcattgTCAAGGGTACCTGatgtctccctgacttcccacatcctgcaaaaggagcattccaacatcctgcctggcattctctctactctagacaaacaaaacaaaatttactggaacctaccctcgcctctgcctgttcacgccaaagccgtcccactctgactcagtccactccgacgctGGCCGCTGTGTATggcggtcttttttttaaacctttggcacgcTACGGCACGCGCCTGCGCAGGCTAGCCTCTGTTCCCTGATCAGTTTAAAAAAGGATCCTCTCCAAGATCCCTTTACTTCTTCACTCTCCACCTCTTGCTtcgactcccaagaccctttgcatctctgcatttttaaTTATCTCCccgtctaaataatagtctgcccatttatttttttctaccaaagtgcatgaccatagatttgccacttctttgcccattcccctaaactatctaagtctctttgcaggctctctgtttcctcaacactacccactcctccacctatctttatattatcggcaaatttagccacaaatccatttatcccataatccaaatcattgaaatacattgaaaaagcagcagtcccaatactgacccgtgtggaactccactggtaactggcagccagccagaatgggatccctttattgccactctctgctttctgccgatcagccaaagCTCCACTCgtggtgggaataaaggggtccttttcatgttatatgtcaatgatttggatgaagggattgatggttttatggccaagtttgtggacgattCGGatacaggtggaggggcaggtggtgttgagggagcagggagtctgcagaaggacacagacagagtgggagaCTGGGCAAAGATGTAGCAGATGGTCGAaggtagggaagtgcatggtcttgctctttggtagaaggaataaaggtgtagactattttctgaatgaggagaaaattcaaaattcagagttgcaaagggacttgtgtgTCCTCATTCCgtaagggttaacttgcaggttgagctggtggtggggaagggaagtggagtgttagcattcatgtcaagaggactggaatgtaaaagcaaagatgtaatgctgaggctttataaggcattggttagactgcaTTTTCGgtttccttatctaagaaaggttgtGCCAGCATTGGCTAGGGCCCAGAGaaggctcatgagaatgatcccaggaatgaatggTCAACATAAGAGCAGTGAGTGATTGCcttaggcctgtacttgctggagtttataagaatgaggggggatctcattgaaaccgattgCAGAATtgggggatgtccatttagaacagaacagAGATGATCAAGAATTTCTTTCACTATCAgtgggtagtgaatttgtggaatttgttgccgctgATGGCTGCAGAGGCCAAATGATAGGGTATATTTCAAGTGGAGGTTGTTTTGTtattggttagtcagggtgtcaaagggtatgtgggaaggcaggacaatggggttgagatggataataaatcagccgtaatggaattacagagaagaATCAATGAGatgaacggcctaattctgctcgtatgtcttATGGACAAGGATGTGGCTGTGGGTGACATGGGGGGTGTTGGGAGGTGAGGAATGGGGATTCAGGAGATGGGCTGACGAAAGTGGCTGGGGGTGTTGGGGTATTaggtgatctgtgtcactgacatgTTGACCTTTTCTCCACATTCCAGATCTTTGACCGAGTGAGTAAGGTTGATGCTggggagtatgtgtgtgaggccagtaaCAAAGTTGGTCAGCCAGTGAAGAGCAGCCCACCCATTCGCATGGAAGTGTGTAAGTGTTGGTTTGTGGGTGTGTTAGCTTTAcacccttctcccctccccactaCCTGATCATACAATGTCCAACATCCTATCCCTATCCAACAGCCTAGAGAAAAGCAGGCTCAATGTCTCCTGTCCCAGCATACTGGGTTTAGAGGGGCCAAAGGGACTCCTGTCATGGAGTACTAGGAAGTGGAGGGGCCGAATGACCTGCTGATGTCCTTGCTTCCTACACAGACGACACCAACGTGGGCGGGATTGTGGCTGGGGTGATCGTAGCCCTCCTCATTTTGGCCTTCCTCGGGATTGGCATCTGGTTTGCCTACCGCAAGGGATACTTGGGGCGTAAGTACCACATTCTGCAGTGAGGGGTGGGGAGCAGGCCCCACATCCTGGCTGGGTGTCTCCTCCTTGGTGGGTTGAGGAGGTGCTGACTGATGGAGAAGGGTGATAGAAGTTGTAGATGGTGCACTGGCAGAGGGAGGGGCATGTAGGgagatgggtgggagggaggaggtgggtaagatggagggaggggatgTGTAGGAGACGGAGAAAGGCGGGGTGTACAAGGAgacagatggagggagggagggggcgtgtagggagacagagggaggggtggaggcAGGTAGGGAAACagagggagtgggagtgggaggaaGACGGAGGCACTGTTTCAGAAGGTGGATGGGGGAGCCGATTGAGGAGCTCTTACTGATGGATGGTGTTAACTTACTGGACAGTTGTTGCATCTGCCTTCACCCAGGCAAGTGGAGaatgttccatcacactcctgacttgtgGATGGGGTGTGAGGTGAGTCATTCCCACAGGGTCCCCGGTCTCTGAGCTGCTCCTGTAGACACGGTGTTGATGTGATTGGTCCTGTTGAGTTTCTAGTCAGTGGTGACCCCAGTGTGTTCATGGTGGGGACTGGACAATGGGAATGTCAGAGGGAGGTGGTCAGACCCTTTCTTGTTGGAGATGCTCACTGCCTGGTACATGTGTGGTGTGAATGTTACCTATCACTTCTCAGCCTATATCTGAATGCTGTCTGGGCCTTGTTGCATACAGGCATGGGTTCTCTGGGTGAgagatattgggggggggggtgataatgGAAATGTATCGTCACAGGATCTAATCTCTTCTCTTTGTGTTCACTACCCACACCCTACAGAGAGAGCCAGGTAAGGCACACAGTTATTATCacccctccctgactctgtaaaccccaTTCCCACATCCTCTACACcctttgtctctgtaacccactccagcccctacaccccttcctatttctgtaacaccctctggcccctacacccctccctatctctaaaACACTCTCTggcccttacacccctccctgtctctttgACCACCCCCCCTGCAGTTCTTGCACtcctcctgtctctgtaacatgCTCCCTCTCATGGTGACAATATtctctcccccagtctctgtgACAATCCCCCCGGCACAGCCCCTATACCCCACCCTCCCTGTgaccctacacccttccctgtctctatGACCTCTCCCCCCACAGcctctacacccatccctgtgactcaacacccctccctccctgtctctgtccctcccacagaccctacATCCCTGTCTTTGTGAATCTCCCtgcagcccctacacccctcctgtctctgtaacatgCTCCCTCTTATAGTGGCAATGTTCTCTCCCCCAGTGACAAACCAAAAGTGATCTACAGCCAGCCAGCCATGGCAGAACCAGCAGATGAAGTGAGTATGGGGATTGAGGTGCTTTGTGATTACAGGGGAGGTGGGAGGGCAGGGGTCCTAACCAGGAAGGGATTGATTCCTTTCGGAAGATGGAGTCAGAGTTTTGCTCATCCcaattctacccccccccccccaaacactcTGGCTGCTTCTCCCCCATTCGCCacctctccagtcctctggtctAACCCTCCCTCTTCTCAACCTCTCACTTTCACACCCCCtgtctcccttcccccccccgccATCTCCCCATCCATCCCCGCCACTCACCACCTCCTGTCTCCCCGTCCCTCCCTGCCACTCACTACCTTCCCAcatctcccacccctccaccatctttccctccctccccacgtTCTCCACACACCACTCGCCACCTCCCGCTCTTCCCCAGTCTCCCTCACCCTCCATGCCACGTCACACAAAGTTGCTCTTGTCAAGGTCTCCCATGATCCAGAGTTACAGATATGATCTGTTCGATTGAGAGTTGGCTTGCTGGGGCTGTcattctggctggaggtctgtgaccactGCTGGTATGGAGATCGGTGTTGCCTGTGCTCTATCGAAATAGATGGGCTGATTGGCAACTTTGTAGATTGGTGTAGTTGTGGTTCATGAGGTCATCCAAGGATTCAACAGGATTAGCCTAGCATGAGAAACCTCGTCAAGAGCAGAGAAGACTTTGTGAGAGGTGGGTTGGAGGGTGGGGGTGTCTGGGGGAGGAGGGCGAGGTAAAGAACAGCTACATGGGAAAATAGCAGGCAGAGTTTAATACATTAATTGTTTTGGGTTTTAATTGTGAGTGTCATGACAATGTTAGTGCGACGCTATTACACCTTTGGgggatgtggggtgggggggggggtcggatTTTGGAATTCTATCCctgcgtcctctgtaaggagtctttgtaCATCCTCTCCGTGGAATttgtgggttttctcccacaggcCAAAGATATACCGGGTAggttattgtaagttgtcccgtgattaggtcagGGCTGTCGGGGGTTGTGGGACAGTGTGGTTCAAGGGACCAGAAGGGCCGATTCCGTCactaaataaaatacaaaatccAGCCAGGTGTCAGGTCAAATGTAAGCAAATAGCAGGATCCCTGAACACATTGATGTTCAGAGGGGTGTTGTGGTGTGCCCATGGCTCCCTGAAAGTAGTAACACAGTTAGAGTGGGAAAGGTAGAGCGGGGGGCCCTGACATGCTCAGCTTCATTGGTTTGGgtgttgagtataaaagttgggaaaCATTTACACCTGTATCAAGGCTAGAATTCTTGTTTAGTTGTACTTGCCACACTATggggagagagggtgcagaagaggttcactgggatgctgccggGACTAGAGAGTATTAGCTGTAACAGGCGAGGAGAGAAATctggactgttttccctggagcatcgGAAGCTGGGGGggtatgttatgttttgtaacttcaaaacattcatTCAAATAAAAGACATGGAAGTCCGAAATGTGAGTTTAACTTCAGGTTTACTTGTAGTGAGGCAATTCATATATttaacatataacccataattatttaaaggaacaagaatgcttaatcaaacaatatatacccaagattactcaaatattattgaaatattaaatacttaaCAGGGGTACTGAAGTTACAAGAGGAATAGTTAGACTCAACAGACCAGCCTTCCTCCCAGGCTGGGGTAGATTGAAGATGACAGGGTGGAGTTCGAGGAGATATCTGGGGTTGTGGTGGGTGCCAGAGGAGATGGTGGAGAAAGATGAGAATAATGGCATTTGAAAGGCATAGGAATGGGCAGGGAAGGGAGAAAGACAGCATGGAAATTGTTCATTTGAGTAACTTCGGGAGCACAGAGATGGTGGGTTGAAGCGTGTGTTTAACACTCTACTATTCTGTTTACCACTTGCTGCCTAACTCGCACTCTGCCTTCCTTTGTTTTCTCAGGGTGACTTCAGACAGAAATCTTCATTTGTTGTTTGAATCACTTGTGGATTCTTCTGAAACTTCATGACAGTGAACTGACGATAGTTTTCACTGAGAGCAGTGCGGATTTTGTATTTTAATATATCGTGTTGATTGGGATCATCTGTTTCTCTGCTTTTATATACAAGGGGACATTGTGGAGAGCACCACTACCATAACctgtgccctgggagtgtgtgatgggacagtgtagagggagcttcactctgtgtctgacccatacctgggagtgtgggatgggacagtgtagagggagcttcactctatatctgacccatacccagggagtgtgggatgggacagtgtagagggagcttcactctatatctgacccatacccagggagtgtgggatgggacagtgtagagggagcttcactctatatctgacccataccctgggagtgtgggatgggacagtgtagagggagcttcactctatatctgacccatacccagggagtgtgggatgggacagtgtagagggagcttcactctgtgtctgacccatacccagggagtgtgggatgggacagtgtagagggagcttcactctgtgtctgacccatacccagggagtgtgggatgggacagtgtagagggagcttcactctgtgtctgacccatacccagggagtgtgggatgggacagtgtagagggagcttcactctgtgtctgactcctggtGAGTTTTTGAGGGGTGGAATGGGTTGGAAGTGTATTACCATTTTGTATATGTCTGTTTTGCAATGTGTTTTCCCTCCCCTCTGTGAGTGGTGAGATGTGTTTTCACTGATATCCTGTTCAGATTATGTTCTCTCCACTCACAAAAAAACTTTTCCTGTGACTGGACATTAATAAAATGTTCCTTTTCTCTTGTCAGTATTTTCTGAGTTTTATTCAGTCAGTGACACCTACTGCTAGCCTGTGGGATCAGGTACAGAAGCAAAATTTCATGGTCAATCAGATCAATACCTTATGAGGACATCTGTTGTGTCAGTATTGTCCCTGCCTGTGccatctcctctcccctctctgtctgcTACATGTTCCCATTGTATACCACCCACCCACCTCTCTTTTTCAGCAAGCTAACCAGGAGCTAACTCAGCCCCAGATCCGCTCCCCATAAAACAGATCACAGCTAATTTGATTGACATGTTAACCACTAAGTTTTGAAGCACCTGAAACCCAGACAAACAATTCATCCCACTGCTCCTTATCCCAGTGATTGCCCACGCTCCAAAAGCAAATGTTTCCCCTCCTGCATCCAACATGGTGACACCTCATTAAACACGGACAACTGGTTCATAATTCATTCCGATAGTGTCAGCACAGAGCCAAGCCCCTCATCCCAACCATTGCCCCATCCCGAGCTCGGCCCCTTCTGTAAAACCAGAACCCGAGGCACTAACCGTTGCAATAGTGGAGAAGTGGGAGAAATCCACTGCACGCTTGGGAAATGTACGTGGTCACAAACACTCCAACACAGGAGCACCAGATTGAGCATGCGTCTAGTAAAGGAGGCAAGAAGTAGACAATGCACAGGATTAAAATTATTCATAACAGCCCTTCAAAATTCCTGAGCCAGTCAAACGTTTTGTCCCACTTGGACTATCCTGAACACCACAGTCCAATACCCCTCAGCACAGTCCAATACCCCTCAGCACAGTCCAATACCCCTCAGCACAGTCCAGTACCCCACACCACAGTCCAATACCCCTCACCACAGTCCAATACCCCTCACCACAGTCCAATACCCCTCACCACAGTCCAATACCACCCACCACAGACCGATACACCTCACCAAGTTCCAATACCCCACACAACAGTCCAATACCCCTCACTACAGTTCAATGCCACACACCACAGTCCAATGCCCCACACCACAGACGAGTACCACTCACCACAGACCAGTACCCCACACCGCAGTCCAGTACCCCACACCGCAGTCCAGTACCCCTCACCGCAGTCCAGTACCCctcaccacagtccagtaccccacaccacagtccagtaccccacaccacagtccagtaccaCAGACCAATAGCCCACACCACAACCAGTACCCCACACCACAGAGCAGTACCCCTCACCACAGTCGAATACCCCACACCACAGACCGATAACACCCACCACAGACCGATACCCCTCAACAAGTTCCAATACCCCACACCAAAGACCAGTACCCAACACCACTGTCGAATAACCCTCAccacagtccaatgcccctcaccacagtccagtaccccTCACCACAGTCGAATACCAGTCCAATGCCCCACATTACAGACCAATAGCCCACACCACAGTCCAATACCCCACACCACAGTTCAATACCCAACACTACAGACCAGTACCCCACCCACAGTCGACTACCTCTCACCACAGTCGAATACCCCTCACCACAGAACAGTACCCCACATCCCAGACCAATATCTCTCACCCCTCAGCACAGTTCAGTACCCCTCACCACAGACCAATAGCCTACACCACAGACCAGTACCCTCCACAGTCCAATAAATACCCCACTCCACAGTCCAATAAATACACCATTCCACAGAACAATAGCCCACACCGCAGACAGACCAATACCCCACACCAAAACCAATGCCCCACACCACAGACCAGTCCCACTCACCACAGAGCAATACCACCCACCACAGACCAGTACCCCACACGTCCAATACCACACACCACAGACCAAAACCACCCACCACAGACCAATACCCCTCACCAAGTTTCAATGCCCCACACCACAGTCCAATGACCCACGCTACAGTCCAATGCCCCACGCCACAGACCAATGCCCCATGCCACAGACATGTACTACTCGCCACAGACAAGTACCCCACATCACAGTCCAATATCTCTCACCAATTTCCAATACCCCTCACCAGTCCTGTACCCTTCTCCACAGTCCAATACCCCACACCACAGAACAATACCCCAGACTGTAGTCCAGTACCCTTTACCACAGTGCAATACCCCACACCAAAGACAAATACCCctcaccacagtccagtacccaacaccacagtccagtacccacaccacagacCAGTACCCCTCACCACAGACCAGTACCCCTCACCAGTCCAATACCCctcaccacagtccagtacccaaCACCACAGACCAGTACCCAACACCACAGTTGAATACCCCTCACCGCAGACCAGTACCCACACCGCAGACCAGTACCCCACATCCCAGACCAATAGCCCACACCATAGACCAGTACACTCAACAGTCCAATAAATACCCCACTCCACAGAACAATAGCCCACACCGCAGACCAGTGCCCCTCACCTCACAGACCAATACCcca encodes the following:
- the LOC132380917 gene encoding uncharacterized protein LOC132380917 is translated as MPHATDMYYSPQTSTPHHSPISLTNFQYPSPVLYPSPQSNTPHHRTIPQTVVQYPLPQCNTPHQRQIPLTTVQYPTPQSSTHTTDQYPSPQTSTPHQSNTPHHSPVPNTTDQYPTPQLNTPHRRPVPTPQTSTPHPRPIAHTIDQYTQQSNKYPTPQNNSPHRRPVPLTSQTNTPHHSPVPNTTFQYPTPQSSTPHQRLIAHTTNNTPHHRPVPLTTVEYPTPQSNTPHHRPIPLTSDQYPSPSSNAQHHSPIAHTAVQCPTPQSSTPHHSPVPNTADQDPTPQSSTQHHSTGPHTADQYLSPLTTVQYPIP